The following nucleotide sequence is from Cellulosilyticum sp. I15G10I2.
TTGCATCATTTCAGTAAAGCTCATAATATTCCTTTGTTTAATACTTTTCTCACACACAAAGGTTCCTTTGCCCTTTTCTCTGACTAAGATTCCCTTTTGTACAAGTTCACCAAGTGCCTGCCGTACTGTCATACGACTGAGTTGATAGGTTTCTGCTAAACTTCTTTCACTGGGTATACAATATCCTGGCAGCCATACATGCGCATCTATTTTTTGCTCAATCTCTGTAGCTAACTGATAATACGCAGGAATAGGACTTTTTTTATCCATCAATATACTCATCTCCTCATCTATTATCCAATTTATTTTTGTATTTTGTATTGAATATCTTTTTATTTCTTATATAATATATTATATGATATATACATATAGATGTCTATACCAGTTCGGATAATTTATTCTATCTTTGGAGGGATTCTGATGTTAATTAAAAATTGTAAGATTATCTATACTGATCGTATTGAAGATGGTTCTGTTTTACTAAAGAACGGTAAAATAGCCAAGGTTAATCCTGAACTAACCACTTATGATGAAGTGATAGATGCTAAAGGACTTTATTTATCTCCTGGATTTATTGACGTTCACATCCATGGTGCCGGCGGACATGATACTATGGAAGGAACCTATCACTCACTTAATGAAATTTCTAAAGCTATTGTGAAACACGGTACCACTTCTTTTCTTGCAACGACAATGACTTGCCCTACTGAGGAAATCAAGCAAGCTGTTTATGCTGTTTACGATGCGATGCTTAGGGGTACTAAAGGCGCAAATATACTAGGCATACATCTTGAAGGCCCATTTATCAGCCCTTTCATGATTGGTGCTCAAAATCCGCTATACCTCCAGAAACCTTCTATCGAAGCATTTGAAAATATTGTCGGCCCTTATAGGTCTATTATAAAATCCGTTACACTTGCTCCTGAAATTGAAGGTGCCGATGAGCTCATTCGATTTTTGAGCCAGCACCAAATCGTTGCCTCTATTGGACACTCAAAAGCGACTTACCGAGAAGCTATGCATGGTATTAATGAAGGTATGTCACATATTACGCATCTTTATAATGCTATGACTGGACTTCATCATAGGGATGCTGGTGTTATAGGGGCTGCTTTTTTGTCTGATGTAACTGCCGAAACCATATGTGACGGCATTCATATTGATTATCCTGCACTTTGTATTGCTTTTAAACAAAAATCTATTGATAACATACTGCTTGTCTCGGATGCTATGATGGCTTGCTGTATGCCTCCTGGTTCATACGTATTGGGTGGTCAGAATGTAATTGCCAAAGACGGATCTGTGCACTTAGAAAACGGTGCTCTTGCAGGTTCTGTACTCACCCTTAATAAAGCTATCAAAAATGTTTGGACTCATACAAATTATACACTTTTTGAAGTTGTTCAAATGGCTACTTATAACCCTGCTAAACACGCCCAGGTCCATGATAAAAAAGGTCTGATTGCTGAGGGTTTTGATGCTGATCTTGTTTTATTTGATGAAAATATTGAAGTGCAGACCGTAATTGTTGGGGGTAACATTATTGCGTAGCTTAAAAAGTGCTGTTTCAAATTTTTTTGAAGCAGCACTTTTTAAGCTTTTTATTATGAGTCTAATAGTTCCTCACACTTTTCACTATATTTTTTAATAAGCTCGTAAGTCATCTTTTCATCTACTGCTGTCCCAAAACCGGTTGTCTTAAAAAAGCGTTTTGGGAGACGCAAGCTTTTTAGATGGTATCCGAGCATTTTTTTTATTCTTAGTTTTGTTTTAAAAATCTCTTTGGCTGTCTTATCTAATGCATCCGCTTCCATATCAACATCTACGGTCTTAAGTGCACTCAGTATCGTGGCCTTATCATATATTTTTCTTGCAAATAAACAGGCAATAAGTGAATTGAGAATACATCTGTCTAACTCCTCATCATATATCTTTTCCAGTATCTCTTCTGGGGGCACTTTATCCCCTTGGTCAAAAGAATAGCCGCCATTACATAGATGTGAATGTCTTGCACCAACTGCTGAGCCTAAAACAGAACCATACCCCGTATGATAGCCTGACATTTCATTGCCATTAAAGTGCATTGCATAGTCCGCTCCGCCATAGATTGAACTGGCATGGTTGCAGCCTTTACCTAAATCAAAATAAAATGCATTGGTTCTTTTAGCCATATGTTTTAACGCCAAAAGATAATTTTTTTGATTGCCAAATTCTAAGGGTATAAGACATTCCTCTACTGTAAATAGGTTATTCTGATAAGCTTCTGTGGCCCAGCCTAATACCACACCAGCAGATATGGCATCCATCCCATAATCTTCAACTGCTTCTATTAACTCAAGTACCTCATCGCTGCTATTAATGCCAAGGAAAGTGCCTAAGCTAAAAATAAGTTCATAGTCGTAACCAACACTTATAGCTTCAAATTCATAACCTTTACCAAATTCCCGCCTAAATTGTCCAATATGGATACAGCCTACAGGACATCCCGCACAAGCTGTCTTTCTCACCAAGTTTTTCTCTGCAAAACTTTCACCTGAAAGATCTTCAATGTCTTCTGCCTGTGAAGCCTGCAGATTCAAAATAGGTATCCCGCCTTTTTCATTCATTAGATTAACTCCCATAGCAGTTCCTAAATCATGGTATTTCTTCATAGCATCTGTTGTAATGACTTTCTTATGAAGCTCTTTATAGACATTAAAGTATTCTTTTTGGTTTTTAATAGGAAGTTCTCCATTTCCCCAAATTGAAATAGCTTTAAGCTTTTTACTGCCCATAACAGCACCTAGTCCCATACGCCCAAAGTGCCGGTAAGTATCTACACATACACTGGCAAAACTGAGTTGATTTTCCCCAGCCTCACCAATACGAATAATACTGCGTTTTCCTGCCCCCTCTTCTCTTTCTCTTATGATGCGACCAATGTCCTCTGCAGGCATCCCCCATAGAGCAGAAGCATCTCTAAATGCAACATTATGGCTTTCTATAGCAAGGTAAATAGGTAGTGTGCTTTTGCCTGTGATTACAATGGCATCATAGTGTGCCATCAGCATCGTCATGGCCATTCTGCCCCCGGCGTAGCTTTCTCCAAGTTCTTTAGTAAGGGGTGACCAGAACATTGCAACCGTTTTAGTGATAACTGGAAAAATAGTTGAAATAGCGCCGATAGCAAAAACTATGCATTGTGATGGATCCAAAATATCTGCATCTGGTTTAATATTTTCTTCTAATAATTTAGATGCAACGCCAACGCCGCCTAAATATTGCTTTAGATCTTCCCTATGTTCAATCGTGTAGGTCTCATCTGTTAGGTTAATGGACAAAACACGAATATAATTTGTATACAACACCCTATTCTACCTCCTCCAGATATAAACAATTATGCGGACAGTACTTCGTACATGTCCCACATTGCCGGCATATGATCGGATGGTCCAGATTATCACTATAATGAATGGCACGAGTAGTGCATGAGCTAATACATTCTTTACAACCAATACACTTACTCTTATCTAAGACAACCCCTCCCCCAGTGCGCGCTTTTAATGCCCCCGTCTTGCAGGCTTCCATACAAGAAATATTTTCAGTACACCCTGAACAAACGACACAAACAAATTTCCCTTGTAATCCTCCCTTTGTTTTTATGTTAATGGCGCTTGCTCCTAAAGAGTGATAACCACTTAGTGCTGAACAGACTAAAGAGCATGTGTGGCATCCTAAACATGCATTCATATCATATCTTAACCGCTTTGCCAAATCACTTACCTCCAATAAAAACATTTTGTTTTCTTTATCATATCTTCTGTCACCCAAGCCCTATTTATTCTAACCCCCAAAAAAAAGCCTGACATCTTATAAGTAGTAGATGTTCAGACCTTTGTTTTTAATTAAAAGTATTTAAAAATTGTCTTATTCTCGTATTGGGTGATTCATTGAGTTTCTCATAAGTTCCCTGCTCTATAATCTCACCTTGATCTATAAATACAATATTATCGCCTACGTCTCTCGCAAAGGACATTTTATGGGTTACGATCACAATTGTATAATTTTCCTCGGCCAACTCTTTGATAAGACTTAAGACCTCGATCTCAAGCTCCGGGTCTAATGCACTTGTGGGCTCATCAAATAAAAGAATCTCTGGTTTCATGCTTAATGCTCTTGCAATAGCAATACGCTGCTGCTGCCCTCCGGATAATTCATGAGGATAACTGTCTTTCTTATCCTCTAAACCTATTTTTTTAAGCAGCTTCATAGCCTGTGCTACGGCTTCTTCTTTAGGTTGTTTGAGAACAGTTATAGGCCCTTCTATTATATTTCCTAGAGCTGTTTTATGGGGAAATAAATTAAAGCTTTGAAACACCATCCCAGTTTTCTTTCTTAAGTTCAAAATATCTTTTTTATTTACCTTTGTACCGTTAAAACCTAGTACTTCACCGTTTATATTCAACTCACCTGCATTTGGCAGCTCAAGAAGATTAATACACCGGAGCAATGTCGTTTTGCCAGAACCTGATGGTCCTATTATTACCGTCGTACGATTAGGCATAATGGTTAAATTAATATTTTTAAGTATTCTATTTTCCCCAAAGCTTTTAGCTAAATTATTAATGCTAAACATAAACTCACCTCCTATATCCTTTGTCCTCTGCTTAATTTCACTTCTGCTTTTTGCTGCACCTTACTTAATACAGTACAAAACATAAGATAAATAAAAGCTACTTCACAATACAATATCAAAGGTTCATAGGTTTTAGCTGCTATTCTTTGTGTTACCATAAACATTTCTGCCACTGTTATATTAGCTGCCAGCGAGGTATCTTTGACCAAGCCAATAAAAGCATTAAATAACGGGGGAACAGCCACCCTAGTAGCCTGTGGGATAATAATTCTGCTTAACACTTGAAAATAATTCATCCCAAGAGACTCCCCAGCTTCCCATTGTCCTTTATGAATCGATAATATAGCGGCTCTTATGGTTTCTGAACTATACGCTCCGACATTTAAAGAAAAGGCTATAATAGAAGCTAAAAAAGGCTCTAAGGTAATACCCGCACTGGGCAGTCCATAAAATATAATGAAAATCTGTACCAAAAGAGGTGTACCTCTAATAATCCATACATAAAAACCTGTAACTAATTTTAAGACTTTCAAATGAGAGATTTGAATAAGTGCTACTGCTATGGCAATAACGAGTCCAATCGCAAATGAAATAAGCGTCAGTGGTATCGTATAAATAAGCCCGGGTTTTAAAATAGTCCAAAATGAATTGATAACTAAGTCTATAATGCGCTCATTAATCTGCATATTAATAAACTTCCTTTCTGCCTACTTAGAGATATCAGCCCCAAAGTACTTTTCAGAAATGGCTTTAATCGTCCCATCAGCTTGTAATTTTTCTAGCGCTTCATTAACAGCTTTAACAAAAGTATCATTGCCTTTTCTAATAAGAACAGCACTTTTAGAAGCATCCTCTTCAGACGCTACAATCTTAATTTGTGCATCTGGCTTTTGTTTAAGATAGTCATAGAAAGTGACATCATCGTTAATCGTTGCATCTGCCCTCTTACTGATTACAAGTTCAATTGATTGGTTAAATCCATCCGTCCCAACAAGCTCTGCACCATACTTTTCTGCCGTCTTAGCAAAGTTACTGGTAAGTGACTGTGCTGATTTTTTACCTGCTAACGTTTCAAAGCTATTAATAGCTTCCTCCTCAGCGCGAACAATTAAAACGGCCTTTGAAATTGTATAAGGTATAGAAAAATCATACTTTTGCTGTCTTTCTTCTGTGATACTTACTTGGTTAACAACAATGTCATAACGCTTGGCATCTAATCCAGCTATCATAGCATCCCATTTGGTTTCTACGAATTCAACTTCTACGCCCAATGCTTCTCCAATGGCTTGCGCTATTTCCACATCATATCCTACTAAATTGTCTGCATCATCATGGTATGTAAAAGGTGGATAGGTTCCTTCTGTACCAACTTTTAAAACACCATTTTCCTTAATGGTTTCTAAGAAATCTTTTTCCGCTACTGGCGCTGTTGTTTCTGCTGATTTTGCACAACCTGCAGCGCTGATCATAATAATTGCTGATATCATCCATAAACCTAGTTTTTTAATTTTGCTCATAATAGCCTCCGTTTTTAATTCCTACTTAATTTATATGTTTACTATGTTTTATAGTGTATATTAACTTTTTACTTTTGTCAATCTCCTAAAATCTTTTTCATAAATAAAAAACCCATGAATTCTAAATTTTTTTAGAATCTCATGGGTTTCATACTTTCTCTTTAGCACTATCCTCCTTATTTAAATAATTTCCATTATAAAAACTGCTGCTAGTATTCATACTATTTATGAATACTTTAAAGGAGGTGCTTAATATGGCTAGTTATACCGGCATTGTTAAGTGGTACAATAATGAAAAAGGTTATGGTTTTATCTCTGCGAATGCTGGGAATGATGTTTTTGTGCATCATTCTCAGGTTAAAGAAAAGGGAAATGACAAAGATCTGCATGAAGGTGAAGAAGTTAGTTTTGATGTTATTCAAGATCAAAAAGGTCCATCTGCTATAAATGTACAAAAACTCTAAATGTGCAGATAAATCCTTAGACATCCATTTCTAATGTCTAAGGATTTCTTATTTTTCTTCTAAAGCAGCTCTTGTGCTATATAATTTTTTAAAAAAGTTATAATATAACTTAGGGTACTAAACCCTTTATCTAAATTTTTAGCTGCAAGTTCAAGCCCCTTTATAAGCGTCTCTTCATCAAAGTTTTCTAATAGTACTAGAATGCTGAGTGCATTAATTGCCCCTTCTTTCGTATCTAAAACACGTGATGCTTTTATATAATCATTCTTCATTGCCTCTTTAACTGCATTTTCAAGCTTTTCACTTAAGTTTAAGGACGGCATCTCATCAAAAATCCTAACATCCGCATTCTTTAAATTGAGATTAACAGCTTTTGTGACGTCCGTAGCTAAAAATATTGTGTTTTTAAATGTTGCCCCATTAAAATCTACGCCATCTAAATTTACCGATTCAAACAGTGTGTTCTCAAATCTAGCCTTTTTAAACTTACTCTTTTTAAGATTAGTTCCAACAAACTCTGCTGATTTAAAAGTACATTCAAAAAAATTACAAGATTTTAAATGTGCACCCCTAAAGCTTGCATAATCAAAATTCGAACCTGAGAAGTCAGTATCATAGCAATGACTTCTTTTAAGATCTTTATACATAAAATTCTTATTAAGCTTTTTCATATTCTTATAGTTAAAACTATTTGCAGTGTTTTTATTAACAGCCATTTGTCCTCCAACTAAAATAGTACTATTTTAGCGCATCATCTATTTATATTACTTCCTACATACTATATAAGATAGTACTGAAAGTCAATACTCACTTTCTTTTCCTGACCCTGTTTCCCCACTGAGGTAACTTCGATTTAAATAACCTCATCATTTGATTTGCATTTTTCTCTGACCATAATGTGATTGCAGCAATCTGAATAAACATAGGGCTCCCGCCCTAAAATAGCACTTCCACTCTTAAAAAGTTCATCTGCATCCTTTTCATCTGCTACCAGGCAATATGTCTCATCCATCCTATCACCACTTTCAGAACTCATTTCTTCTTTGTAAGTTGTAAGAAATAGTCTTCCATAAAGATCTATAGTTAAAAAAACTTTCTCATGGGCTGTGTTACTATATGTTTTTATTTTTTTAGCTGAACTTAAAATAAAGTATGAATAATCATTTCCTAAAAATTTGAAAGTGTTTGTTGTATTTGAAATTGTAACAACGTATTTCTCGCCCTCATATGTTGTCATGAATTCCATAGCATTACCATTCTTTAGTTTAATCATACTCTTATACTCCTTTTAATACTATTCAATAATATTAAGTCTTCTCCCGACCTTAACATTTTCACCGAAGTATGCGGCTATTTCTTTCTCGTTAAAAACATGCTTCATTTCCCTTTCCTACATCGTAAAATCTCTGCACATCTCTTCAAGTGCCCTGCCTATCTTCTGATTATTATATTTGATCATTTCGCAAAAAGGCTCCCCTTTATTAACTGAAAGATTAACAGTTTTTTCTTCCTCTGGAATAAGCGCAAAAATGCCATCTTTAAATACTTCTTCTACATCTTTTCTGTTAATGCCATAATGCGTTGTATATCTGTTTATAATCAGTTTAACCTTGTTCTTATCATAGCCTAGAGATTTCATTATTCTCATACCAAGCTTCGTATTTTTTAGAGCTGCACTTTCCATCGTAGAAACAAAAAATATTTTATCTGCATAGTCCAAAAGATACAGATTATGATCATTAAAATTAACACCGGTATCTACTATAATCACATCATACTCTTTTTTAAATAAACGCATGACTTTCTGAATACTATCTTTGGTTATATATTCTGCCTCTTCTAGTTTACCCGGTGCAAAAAGCATGTCTATGTTTTCACTATACTTATATAAATAGGGCTTTATACGCTCGTAAGTATCTACTTGAACATCATCTACTATATCCAGAATAGTCCTCTGATTATGCCTATTAGTGAGTATAGATATGTCTCCAAACTGTAAATCCATATCTACAAGAAGTATTTTCTTCTTCTCATTTTTACTAAGTATAATAGCTGTATTTAAGGCGAGAAACGATTTTCCAACCCCTCCCTTAGAACTAAAAAAGGTTATTACCTTACCAGCCCTATTTTCATGTTCTATCAGCTTTATGGGTCTGTTTTTATATTTTTCATAGGTTAATTTAATCGTCTCAGTTAAGCTTTTATAGTTAAATGGCTTAATAATGTATTCCTTAGCACCATGAAACATAGCGCGCTTTAAATATTCATTTTCGGCCTGAACAGACATAATAATGACAATAACTGAGGGATGCTCATTTGTTATTCTTTCTGTAGCCTCAAGACCATTTAATACAGGCATATTAATATCCATTAAAACTACGTCTGGCTTTATTTTAGGTATAAGCTTTAGTGCGTCTTCTCCATTATCTGCTTCACCTACAACTTCTAGGAGATTATCCTCTAAGCTTATGATCTTTTTAAGCACACCCCTAGTTTCTTCAATATCATCTGCTATAAGTATCCTTATCTTATTCATAACGCGCCTCCTCCCTTTATTTTTACTTAGCCATATTTTAAATGCTCTAATCAGAGTTATACTTGATTAGAGCATTTAAAAGAGGTTTAGTCTTCAGATGTTTTTTTGATTCTTCTGATTAGAGTATCTATTATTTCTTGGAA
It contains:
- the nagA gene encoding N-acetylglucosamine-6-phosphate deacetylase, which gives rise to MLIKNCKIIYTDRIEDGSVLLKNGKIAKVNPELTTYDEVIDAKGLYLSPGFIDVHIHGAGGHDTMEGTYHSLNEISKAIVKHGTTSFLATTMTCPTEEIKQAVYAVYDAMLRGTKGANILGIHLEGPFISPFMIGAQNPLYLQKPSIEAFENIVGPYRSIIKSVTLAPEIEGADELIRFLSQHQIVASIGHSKATYREAMHGINEGMSHITHLYNAMTGLHHRDAGVIGAAFLSDVTAETICDGIHIDYPALCIAFKQKSIDNILLVSDAMMACCMPPGSYVLGGQNVIAKDGSVHLENGALAGSVLTLNKAIKNVWTHTNYTLFEVVQMATYNPAKHAQVHDKKGLIAEGFDADLVLFDENIEVQTVIVGGNIIA
- a CDS encoding aldehyde ferredoxin oxidoreductase N-terminal domain-containing protein, with the translated sequence MLYTNYIRVLSINLTDETYTIEHREDLKQYLGGVGVASKLLEENIKPDADILDPSQCIVFAIGAISTIFPVITKTVAMFWSPLTKELGESYAGGRMAMTMLMAHYDAIVITGKSTLPIYLAIESHNVAFRDASALWGMPAEDIGRIIREREEGAGKRSIIRIGEAGENQLSFASVCVDTYRHFGRMGLGAVMGSKKLKAISIWGNGELPIKNQKEYFNVYKELHKKVITTDAMKKYHDLGTAMGVNLMNEKGGIPILNLQASQAEDIEDLSGESFAEKNLVRKTACAGCPVGCIHIGQFRREFGKGYEFEAISVGYDYELIFSLGTFLGINSSDEVLELIEAVEDYGMDAISAGVVLGWATEAYQNNLFTVEECLIPLEFGNQKNYLLALKHMAKRTNAFYFDLGKGCNHASSIYGGADYAMHFNGNEMSGYHTGYGSVLGSAVGARHSHLCNGGYSFDQGDKVPPEEILEKIYDEELDRCILNSLIACLFARKIYDKATILSALKTVDVDMEADALDKTAKEIFKTKLRIKKMLGYHLKSLRLPKRFFKTTGFGTAVDEKMTYELIKKYSEKCEELLDS
- a CDS encoding 4Fe-4S binding protein; the protein is MAKRLRYDMNACLGCHTCSLVCSALSGYHSLGASAINIKTKGGLQGKFVCVVCSGCTENISCMEACKTGALKARTGGGVVLDKSKCIGCKECISSCTTRAIHYSDNLDHPIICRQCGTCTKYCPHNCLYLEEVE
- a CDS encoding amino acid ABC transporter ATP-binding protein, coding for MFSINNLAKSFGENRILKNINLTIMPNRTTVIIGPSGSGKTTLLRCINLLELPNAGELNINGEVLGFNGTKVNKKDILNLRKKTGMVFQSFNLFPHKTALGNIIEGPITVLKQPKEEAVAQAMKLLKKIGLEDKKDSYPHELSGGQQQRIAIARALSMKPEILLFDEPTSALDPELEIEVLSLIKELAEENYTIVIVTHKMSFARDVGDNIVFIDQGEIIEQGTYEKLNESPNTRIRQFLNTFN
- a CDS encoding amino acid ABC transporter permease, whose protein sequence is MNERIIDLVINSFWTILKPGLIYTIPLTLISFAIGLVIAIAVALIQISHLKVLKLVTGFYVWIIRGTPLLVQIFIIFYGLPSAGITLEPFLASIIAFSLNVGAYSSETIRAAILSIHKGQWEAGESLGMNYFQVLSRIIIPQATRVAVPPLFNAFIGLVKDTSLAANITVAEMFMVTQRIAAKTYEPLILYCEVAFIYLMFCTVLSKVQQKAEVKLSRGQRI
- a CDS encoding amino acid ABC transporter substrate-binding protein — translated: MSKIKKLGLWMISAIIMISAAGCAKSAETTAPVAEKDFLETIKENGVLKVGTEGTYPPFTYHDDADNLVGYDVEIAQAIGEALGVEVEFVETKWDAMIAGLDAKRYDIVVNQVSITEERQQKYDFSIPYTISKAVLIVRAEEEAINSFETLAGKKSAQSLTSNFAKTAEKYGAELVGTDGFNQSIELVISKRADATINDDVTFYDYLKQKPDAQIKIVASEEDASKSAVLIRKGNDTFVKAVNEALEKLQADGTIKAISEKYFGADISK
- a CDS encoding cold-shock protein, with protein sequence MASYTGIVKWYNNEKGYGFISANAGNDVFVHHSQVKEKGNDKDLHEGEEVSFDVIQDQKGPSAINVQKL
- a CDS encoding pentapeptide repeat-containing protein, which translates into the protein MAVNKNTANSFNYKNMKKLNKNFMYKDLKRSHCYDTDFSGSNFDYASFRGAHLKSCNFFECTFKSAEFVGTNLKKSKFKKARFENTLFESVNLDGVDFNGATFKNTIFLATDVTKAVNLNLKNADVRIFDEMPSLNLSEKLENAVKEAMKNDYIKASRVLDTKEGAINALSILVLLENFDEETLIKGLELAAKNLDKGFSTLSYIITFLKNYIAQELL
- a CDS encoding response regulator — encoded protein: MNKIRILIADDIEETRGVLKKIISLEDNLLEVVGEADNGEDALKLIPKIKPDVVLMDINMPVLNGLEATERITNEHPSVIVIIMSVQAENEYLKRAMFHGAKEYIIKPFNYKSLTETIKLTYEKYKNRPIKLIEHENRAGKVITFFSSKGGVGKSFLALNTAIILSKNEKKKILLVDMDLQFGDISILTNRHNQRTILDIVDDVQVDTYERIKPYLYKYSENIDMLFAPGKLEEAEYITKDSIQKVMRLFKKEYDVIIVDTGVNFNDHNLYLLDYADKIFFVSTMESAALKNTKLGMRIMKSLGYDKNKVKLIINRYTTHYGINRKDVEEVFKDGIFALIPEEEKTVNLSVNKGEPFCEMIKYNNQKIGRALEEMCRDFTM